TGAAATAGATGAATCAAGCTCTCTGAATTCTCTATCTCGCTCTGTTTTCACAAATTGGTTGGTTGGCACTAGGAAATTCGTTGGTAAGTATTAGCTAAATCTCATTATAGGTTTTCGATTCTAGCtgttgggtttgtgttattttgaggttttatagagtttttctttgttgattatgATCTGGgtatcaatttttgttattgggtttgtgttattactgctttggtttgttttgatttgggttttcaattctAGCTGCTaggtttgtgttattttgaggTTTGGTAGAGTTTTACTTTTGCTATTTCTAATAAAGGTTTCAATTTTGGTTAATGGGGCTGTCTTAGTATTGCTTTGGttaattttgatttgggttttcaattaTAGTTGCTAagtttgtgttattttgaggTTTAGAAGAGTTTTTCTTTGGCTATTTCTGATGaagatttcaattttggttAATGGGTCTGTCTTAGTATTGCTTtggttaattttaatttgggtttcaattctagttgttgggtttttgttattttgaggTTTGGAAGAGGTTTCCAATGGCTGAGTTCACCTTGATGAAGCTGagttctaatttatttttttaatgtgtgatGTTTGTCTTTGGTGTTTCATTGATAGTTCAAATcagaaatttgaaattggaaaGGCAAAAGATTCTTAGAACAGCAATCATACACTAATCTTAGAGAATTAAATACAAATATCTTGATTTGCATATTTTGGAAGTTGCTGGGTTGATATTTTAGCAATACCTCGAGATGTATTGCATGGCTAGTGAAttcttttggtttattttcCATATCTTCTAAGACTGCTATGGTGACTGGTCATTAACATTGTAGCTTGATTTTTAAATGTGGTGCGGCATTGGTTGGTAACTTTACGTCTTGAGACATAAagtgaattttgtttttactttagTGAATTCTCTATTGCAATATGCCATGTGATATTTGTATTGTGAGTTCACAATTTAATAAAACACTGTTTACTtcattttaacaaaacatgatgattttgaattttttatgggatTATGCAGATGATCAAGGAAGCTCTGTTGGCTTTGAATGAAAGAAGTGGGTCGAGTCCATACGCTATAGCAAAGTACATGGAAGAGAAGAACAAGGATGTGCTTCCTCTGAATTGCAAGAAGATTTTGGGCCTCCAATTGAAGAACTCTGCTGTAAGAGGAAAGCTTATCAAAATCAAGGCTTCGTATAAGCTATCTGAAATGGCTAAAGAGGAGAAGGTTACAACTATAATAACCAAGGCTGTGAAGAAACCTGATGCTACTAAAAAGGCTACGAAGAAGGTCACGAAGAAAGTTGGGCCTAAGAAGACGAAGAAATTGACTCCTGCTTAGCCTAAACAGCCCAAATTGATTAAGTCTCCTGCTGCTAAGAGAGCCAAGAGGACTGTTGCTTGAGTCTGTAGAAATTGGATAAAAATAAgtggtgtttgtttttttgaaaaaagtttagGTCTGTTTATATGAAGTCTATGGTTTTAATGAAGGAAGTGTTCGGGTTTACTtagtcttttttgtttgtttgtttagacatCAATGCTGAATGGAACTGACTTTTCTTTGCTTCCTCTGTGAAATGGGTTgctaattttttgaacttttatcTTGTTCAGTCATTCATTGGCTTAATCAATTGTTGGTTACTGCTgctaagttcatttttttttttttttgagttataagTGGGGCATTTACGCCatttcatttgaatttattgtgaGTCTTGGCTCTATGTTCACTGCAGGTTGTCTCAATCCTTTATAAAAAGTGTCCGCTAGCCTTCATTTGCCCACACTTAAAGATAATAGTGGGAACTAAGAGCTATGTGTATAGATATGCAATGCATTTGTGTGGAAGTGCATATTTGTGTATATGAGAATAATTTTCTGTGGTGTGAAATGATATTGTTAGTTTAGTATTGGCTGGACATGTTGTTAAGCTGAGAAGtatatcattttttaatgtAGTTCATAAACACACTTCCAAGCTGGGTTTCTGACATCCAAAGTACAAAGTAGGTACTATTTTTCCAAGCGGGTCTTGCATGAAGTGGAGATATGATCTTGAAGGCAAAGCATATAACTAGAACAACAATTGGCTACATTCATTTATGATCCAATAAGTACAACCCTCATCCAAAAGGGTCAAAACTAAGAAGACCCTAAGATTCAAGTACACTAATCAAAtaatccacacaaaaaaattgttcacaTACAACAATTGGCAATATTCAGCTCAAAAGAAATGAATGATGCAATCTATAATATTATGACCACATTTATTTATTACCActttcaccaccagatacataAGCAAACTTGGCAATTGCATCAATGAGTGAAATTGATGCAATTGCATTGAGCAAAACAGCAGCCCACACACTGCAAGCAGCAGCTATTCAGTGCAGAAATCCAGCAGCTACCCAGTGCAGAGAAACCAATGCAGAGGGAAAAAATAGCAATATCCCACTGCATGCAGCAGCAGGACCCGACAATGTGTATGAAGAAAAATATGGTAGTGCTTGAAGTGTGGGCAAAAACAGTTCAAGTTTGAGATGATTGTAATAAATAAACGCAAAAATAGTTCAATTAATCAAAAGGCCAATAGTGAATTTGGACCATAAAAAGTATCCAATATTAAAGAAGTTACACTTGATAAGTTATAACAATAAAAGTACCCAAAACACGCATTGGTAAATAAACTGATACGCGACAACAAAACAAAGTAATGTCACTTGTAGCAATTAGTAAACAAATTATTGATCACATGCTAAAGAACAAAGTGGTCTGCCAAGAAAACTCCTTGTCCATGCTACAAAACACAGTGATCTGCCACACTAAACTCCTTGCTCTTGCCAAAAAATTATTGATTCATCCAAAGCCACACTAAACTTCTTGCACGCTAAACTCCTTGCCCATGCTACAGAACACAATGgtctgccaaaaaaaaaaaatcatgatttatTAATCACATCAATAGATAGTCTATAGCctaattcttgaaattttcatttatactaaaaaatatatatatgcacaaaaTACCTTGTTAATGGTAAGCTGTAGATACTACCACCACACTAAGTACACATCCATGGAATCTAATGAATACCAGCACTACCATCACTTGTAGAATAATCAGACGCAATGCTTGATGCCTACCATTTTCAAGtaaaattgaaatagaataagCACTAAGTGGAAACAAAATAAGAGTTACTTCCAAAAGAAATAAGCACCACTTATATTCTTTCCTTCAATAAAGCAAAATATAAGACACCTCCAAGTatgaaaataacatttaaaGGTCTAAAACAGAATATATATGCAAGAAAATTACCTGTGTTACTTGTGTATAGTCAACAGATAAAGAAGCTGGGATGTTGACAGTAGTACTTGTCACAGGAGTTTCTCCACAAGCATGTTTCCTTTTCCTTGATcctttttcaataaaacttttaGGCCGACCTTTAACACAAGATGTGCCTAACTTTTTCTTAATCCCAGTTGCTTTATAAGCTAATATGACAGATGCAACATCTACATGTTCATTATGAGAAGGATCTATCCCAATTTCATTGGAAGgtaaatctgttttttttttcaaaatccttTCCACATCAAGATTTAATCCAACCATCTTCTTAGCTAAAAACACAGATGCTTCTTCAGTTTTAGCAACCTTACTTGCAATGTTAACTGCATTACGACACAAATCTTTGTACCGATTTGTTATATCCAACTTAGGATCTTCTTTCACAATGCAACCATAGCTATCTAGTACACATCCAACTCTCGCTTGCTTAGTCCACCGCTTCAAAATGTATCGAGAAGGAAgtagttttatattttgaatatctAGCACCTTTAATGCATGACTACATAAAAACCCAGCAAACTCAAATTTGTTACAGCTGCAAACAACTGTTTGGTCTGTAGAATTGAAGATAACCTTATGTTCTCGAGTACACCCATACATGCAAACCTTGTACTCAAACAATGGTGAAATATCATAGCATGTATTAACAACCATGTCCAAAGACTTCTTATACTCTTcttgaaagaaattaaagattTTGGGTGTGTAAACATCCCTTGAGTTCTTCAACAAAAGCACTTCCACTCTCAAAACTGGCAAACGTTGGCTCAtgtcataattggaatccaacTCATTGTGGCGTAAGTCTTCAAGTAACCTTtcaaaatgactaaaaaattCCAGCACATTATTAGTTGACTTTAGATAATGTCTCAAGCGACTATTGAAGCTTTCACTCAATTGTGTGGTCGTCATATTTGTGCAAAAATGATTTCTACCATATACCATCGCCCATTTTTCTCTAACTTCAAAAATGAATTTCAGCCAGCTATTTTCTTGAAGACCATGTTTATCTAACATTGATTCCCATGCTTGAAAAAAATCATCCTCATACTCATGATTACACATACAACTTTTAAATTCTGCAGCAAATGAATTTGAACTCTGAAAATACCTGTTGAGTTTTTTGAGAGCATTTTGATATATATGCCATCGGCATAAACGATGATGAGATTCTGGTAACTCTTCTGCAATTGCTTTAGCCATTGCTGGATCTTGATCAGTAAAAATTGTAA
This genomic stretch from Quercus lobata isolate SW786 chromosome 3, ValleyOak3.0 Primary Assembly, whole genome shotgun sequence harbors:
- the LOC115981335 gene encoding protein FAR1-RELATED SEQUENCE 5-like, with the translated sequence MSKQAGDRENLGFTLKDISNHLQFKRMREMKEGEAFTLIHYFEMRKSENASFFYEIQLDVDDQITNIFWADPKMVVDYDLFGDVFCFDTTYRTNKNRRPLAPIIGVNHHRQTVVFGVALLYDETAETFSWLFRTLLKVMYGKKSITIFTDQDPAMAKAIAEELPESHHRLCRWHIYQNALKKLNRYFQSSNSFAAEFKSCMCNHEYEDDFFQAWESMLDKHGLQENSWLKFIFEVREKWAMVYGRNHFCTNMTTTQLSESFNSRLRHYLKSTNNVLEFFSHFERLLEDLRHNELDSNYDMSQRLPVLRVEVLLLKNSRDVYTPKIFNFFQEEYKKSLDMVVNTCYDISPLFEYKVCMYGCTREHKVIFNSTDQTVVCSCNKFEFAGFLCSHALKVLDIQNIKLLPSRYILKRWTKQARVGCVLDSYGCIVKEDPKLDITNRYKDLCRNAVNIASKVAKTEEASVFLAKKMMLHLSY
- the LOC115978667 gene encoding histone H1-like, translating into MIKEALLALNERSGSSPYAIAKYMEEKNKDVLPLNCKKILGLQLKNSAVRGKLIKIKASYKLSEMAKEEKVTTIITKAVKKPDATKKATKKVTKKVGPKKTKKLTPA